The DNA region ATTCAATGCCTCTTTTGCTATTTGACATAAATATTGTATTAATTTAATAAAAAGAAGGTATTTTTAATTGATTTCAGAGAAATCCCGTCATAAAAATACCATAATTTCGTATTATTAAAATTCAATACCGATGTCAGATATCAAGCCCTTGATCATAAACCCTGCGGAGCACAACACTGATCACAATATATCAGTTCACATCAATTATATCATATTTGTTTTTTAAAATCAATATTTCTATGCAAAATCTTCAAAACTACGGTTGAGAGATCCCAAAAATTATTTATGTTACACATACAACTTTATCTTTTTTTGTGAATAGTGCATTATTCAAATACAAATCTGCTGTTGCCTGAAACCGGATACTGTGATATAATGATAGTATAGGAAACACTGATTTAATGTCAGATCCGGCTTCGCCGGTTCTGACAGAGACGGTAGAACGGGGCTTCGCCCTGCACTGATTTGTGAATAATTCAGCGCTTCCTGTATTATTTTATCGGAGGATGACTTACAATGAGTTACAAAAACGACTTTATAAAGTTCATGACAGAATGCGGTGTTCTCACTTTCGGTGACTTCACTTTAAAGAGTGGAAGAAAGGCCCCTTATTTCGTAAACACAGGAAACTACAAGACCGGTAAGCAGCTTGCAAAGCTCGGTGAATTCTATGCTGAATGCATAAAAGATCATGGCATTTCACCTGACACTCTTTTCGGACCTGCCTACAAGGGCATCCCGCTTGCGGTAAGCTGCAGCGTTGCACTTTTCAACAAGTACGGCATGGATGTCAATTACTGCTTCGACCGCAAGGAAGCCAAGGATCACGGTGAAGGCGGCGTTATCGTCGGCAAGCAGCTCACAGACGGTGAAAAGGTAGTTATCATCGAAGATGTTATCACAGCCGGAACAGCTATCAGACAGGTCATCCCGGTCCTTAAGAATGCTGCTGATGTAAAGATCGAAGCTATGGTCATTTCCGTTGACAGAATGGAAAAGGGCAAGGAAGGCGATCTTTCAGCCGTTCAGGAAGTAAAGAGAGATTTCGGCATTGAGGTATTCTCTATCGTTACTATCGAAGATATCATAAAGGCTATTGAAGACGGTGTTATCAAAGGCAAGGAATACCTCGACAAGATGCTCGAATACAGAAAGACATACGGAATTAAATAATGTTGGGGTTTATCCCCCACCCCCAACCCCCTCCCCGTCGGGGAGGGGGCTTTCTTTTTGAGGGGGCTCCGCCCCCTCACCCCCGGAGATTAGCAGTCTACCCAATATGCTGCGCATGTTCCTCGGGCTCCGCCCCCTCACCCCCGGAGATTAGCAGTCTGCCCAATATGCTGCGCATGTTCCTCGGGCTCCGCCCCCTCACCCCCGGAGATTAGCAGTCTGCCCAATATGCTGCGCATGTTCCTCGGGCTCCGCCCCTCGCCCTCGAAGATTAGACAGACAGTGCCTGGCAGGATAAGCTTCTACGCGAAACTCCGACCCAGAACTAAACAAAAAACTCAGAGTTTTCGGACTCTGAGTTTTTTGTTTTAGTATGCTATTTTTTTGATGTTGTCATCCGAACTGAACGTCGTGCTGTTGTAGAGGAAGAGGATGTGGGTGTAGTCTTCCGGGTCGGCGTAGTCGCGGAAATTGTTTATGTAGCGCATGTCGAGTACCGTGATCTCGTTGTAGTGCTGGGTGAGGAACGGCACGAAGGAGTTTGCGTAGGAATCCTTGAAGATAAGGATCTTCTTGTCGCTCTGAAGATTTGTTTTTATTTTTATACACGGCTGATTGGTGCCGAGATAAACGCTGTACTTGTCCTTTAC from Ruminococcus sp. HUN007 includes:
- the pyrE gene encoding orotate phosphoribosyltransferase, with product MSYKNDFIKFMTECGVLTFGDFTLKSGRKAPYFVNTGNYKTGKQLAKLGEFYAECIKDHGISPDTLFGPAYKGIPLAVSCSVALFNKYGMDVNYCFDRKEAKDHGEGGVIVGKQLTDGEKVVIIEDVITAGTAIRQVIPVLKNAADVKIEAMVISVDRMEKGKEGDLSAVQEVKRDFGIEVFSIVTIEDIIKAIEDGVIKGKEYLDKMLEYRKTYGIK